One genomic segment of Phalacrocorax carbo chromosome Z, bPhaCar2.1, whole genome shotgun sequence includes these proteins:
- the LOC135310583 gene encoding LOW QUALITY PROTEIN: interferon-like (The sequence of the model RefSeq protein was modified relative to this genomic sequence to represent the inferred CDS: deleted 1 base in 1 codon), translating to MAAPATPQPRLRHGAAVLLILRTALATALACHHLRPRDATFPWDSTHLLQAMAPSPAPPCHHLHDPFPFPDTLLHTNHPQQAAAAAHRLLQRLFDTLSSPTVPQHWDAQARHRLLNSLQHHSRQLQRCLTDSGTLLQGQGLRKLLLDIEIYFGRIQDFLRTHNHSPCAWDHVRLEARLCFQRLQNLTRTLRG from the exons ATGGCCGCGCCCGCAACCCCACAGCCCCGCCTGCGCCACGGTGCCGCGGTGCTCCTGATCCTCCGCACGGCTCTCGCCACCGCCCTCGCCTGCCACCACCTCCGTCCCCGCGACGCCACCTTCCCCTGGGACAGCACCCACCTCCTCCAGGCCATGGCTCCCAGCCCCGCACCGCCCTGCCACCACCTGCACgaccccttccccttccccgaCACCCTCctccacaccaaccacccacagcaagccgccgccgccgctcaccGCCTCCTCCAGCGCCTCTTCGACACCCTCAGCAGCCCGACCGTCCCCCAACACTGGGACGCCCAGGCACGCCAC CGCCTCCTCAACAGCCTCCAGCACCACAGCCGGCAGCTACAGCGATGCCTGACAGACAGCGGCACGCTCCTCCAAGGCCAAGGGCTCCGCAAGCTGCTGCTCGACATCGAGATATACTTTGGGCGCATCCAGGACTTCCTCCGCACCCACAACCACAGCCCCTGCGCCTGGGACCACGTCCGCCTCGAAGCTCGCCTCTGCTTCCAACGCCTCCAAAACCTCACCCGCACCCTGCGCGGTTAG
- the LOC104050721 gene encoding interferon, whose amino-acid sequence MAAPATPQPRLRHGAAVLLILRTALATALACHHLRPRDATFPWDSTHLLQAMAPSPAPPCHHLHDPFPFPDTLLHTNHPQQAAAAAHRLLQRLFDTLSSPTVPQHWDAQARHRLLNSLQHHSRQLQRCLTDSGTLLQGQGLRKLLLDIEIYFGRIQDFLRTHNHSPCAWDHVRLEARLCFQRLQNLTRTLRG is encoded by the coding sequence ATGGCCGCGCCCGCAACCCCACAGCCCCGCCTGCGCCACGGTGCCGCGGTGCTCCTGATCCTCCGCACGGCTCTCGCCACCGCCCTCGCCTGCCACCACCTCCGTCCCCGCGACGCCACCTTCCCCTGGGACAGCACCCACCTCCTCCAGGCCATGGCTCCCAGCCCCGCACCGCCCTGCCACCACCTGCACgaccccttccccttccccgaCACCCTCctccacaccaaccacccacagcaagccgccgccgccgctcaccGCCTCCTCCAGCGCCTCTTCGACACCCTCAGCAGCCCGACCGTCCCCCAACACTGGGACGCCCAGGCACGCCACCGCCTCCTCAACAGCCTCCAGCACCACAGCCGGCAGCTACAGCGATGCCTGACAGACAGCGGCACGCTCCTCCAAGGCCAAGGGCTCCGCAAGCTGCTGCTCGACATCGAGATATACTTTGGGCGCATCCAGGACTTCCTCCGCACCCACAACCACAGCCCCTGCGCCTGGGACCACGTCCGCCTCGAAGCTCGCCTCTGCTTCCAACGCCTCCAAAACCTCACCCGCACCCTGCGCGGTTAG